The DNA segment TGGCTTCAAATGGTCAGTTGTTTGGGTTGCCGAGCATCTTCTCAATCATTGGTCCTGGTTCAGCCCAGCGTGCGGTTCGTTCACATGACCATGCGTTTTTCTTCCAGGATGACATTCGAGTCAATAACAAGCTGACCCTGAATCTGGGCATTCGGTATGACTACTACGGTGCCTTCTATGACACTGAAGGTCGGTTTGTGACCTTTGATGACACGGTGCCAGGAGCTGGCCGGATAGGAACGCTCACCGGGTTCTTCCAGGCTGATAATGCTGAAACACCGCTGGCTGGGATTCCAACCCTGCGCAAATCACTGGTTGATCCAGACCGGAACAACGTTGCGCCACGGTTTGGGTTTGCCTTCACCCCGTTTGATGCTGGAAAGTTTGTGATTCGTGGCGGATATGGTGTGTATTATGATCGTCCAAATGCCCGTGCGGCCAATAACCAGGGGTTGAGCTTCCCGTATTACACGATTGCTTCAATTCTGCCTGGCACGCCATTCTCACGACCATTCAGCAGCCCGTTTGCTCCGATTCCACAGTCCTATCCATTGAACCTTCAGGATCGCACCAACTTCCCAACGGGTGGCCTGCCATTCTTCGCGGGTGGCGTGCCGATTCCGGTTCAAGGGATTTACCCTGGACTGCATGCGTCACGGACGCCGTACATTCAACAGTACACATTAGGCTTCCAGTGGGAGTTCGTTCCAAATACCCAGTTGGAAGTGACCTATGTCGGCTCGCAAGGCCGCAAATTGTCACGGCTGCGCAATGTCAACACCTTGCGTGGGCCAAACCTGGTTCAAACCGGACCGTTCTCACCCTCGCTGTCTGAAGTTGTGATTCAGGGATTTGGCGTGCATTTGACCGAAAACACGGCGCGATCCAACTACAACTCACTGCAGGTGAGTTTGACCCGGCGGTATGCCAATGGGCTGCAAGGGTTGGTGGCGTACACCTACTCACACGCCATTGACGAATACTCTGGTCAGGGATCATCCAACGGAACGAGCGATGTGTCGGCTGACTTCGGAAACCAGGGGAACTTTGCTGGGAACCGGGCCTCGGCTGATTTCGACCGTCGTCATCGCCTGGTGGTCAGCATGGTCTATGACCTGCCCGCTGTCTACAAAGGTGATAGTGTTGTCGGCAAATCGTTGCTCAACAACTGGCAGATTTCAGGCGTCTTCACCCGTCAGGCTGGATCACCGTTTAGCATTATCAACACGGCTGGTCTCTTTGACTCGTCACGTGCCAGCTACAACCCGTTGTTTGTCGGCGGCGATGCCAACGGCAGCGGACCAGATAAAGAACGGCTGAACCGGTACTTCAATACCAGTGCCTTTGTTTTCTCGAGTGGTGCTGGAAACTTTGGTAACACCGGTCGTAACATTTTGACCGGCCCTGGCCAAACCAACACTGACATTTCAGTTGTGAAATTCATCCCGATTAAGGAACGTCACAAAGTTGAGTTCCGGGCTGAGTTCTTCAACGCGTTCAACCAGACGAATTTTGCCAACCCGGTGAATGTTCGTTCCAACCCCAACTTTGGACGGATCGTGAGCTCTTCAACTGGCCCGCGTCTGATCCAGTTTGCGTTTAAGTACAGCTTCTAATCAAACGACTTCGTTTGTGATTGGAAATGTGAAAAGGGAGACAGTGGTTCACTGTCTCCCTTTTTCTGTCTGGGCTGTGTGTTTGACAGGTCCAGATAGTGATAGCAATGTGGGCTGATACCCTCAGCCCAAATTGCTATAGTTTTTCAGATAAATATTGCCCTGGTGTTTTTGGTGATCATCGTTCAGAAACCATTGAAAAATTTGGCTTTCTTTTTCGTGTAGTTCGTGTGTTTCGTGGTTTCTTTATCTGAAATTCTATATCAGTTCTTCTTGAGAAACTTGGCGACCCCAGCCTGACAATCTTCAGTGCTTCGACTGAGCACATTTCCGTCAACGCCGCTTCGAACTGCTGATTCAAACGTCATTCCATCCATGTGATAGAGCAGGCGCTTCATTAAATAAAGGGCTGATGCACTCCGTGACGCCAGTGTGGTGACGTATGCCAGGGCTCTGGTTTCAAATTCAGCATCTGGATAGACGTGAGTGACCAGTCCATAATTTGCTGCTTCCTGGGCTGAAAGTGGGTCGCCAATCGCCATCCAGTCAAACGCCCGTTTCTCGCTGATATTGCGGCGTAAAATCGCCATCACCATGGCTGGAATAAACCCAATTTTGACTTCTGGATAGCCAAACTGAGCGCTTTCAGCCGCTAAAATGACATCACAGGCCGATGCCAGTCCGCATCCTCCGGCCAGGGCCCGGCCTGTCACCTGAGCAACAATCGGCTTGGATAGATATCGCATCTGGATAAAAAGCTGCATAAAGCCTTCGGCATCGCTGATATTTTCAAGTGTTCCAGCCTGGGCAATTTTTTCAAGGGCTGATAAATCGGCGCCAGCGCAAAAATCTTTTCCGGCGCCTTTCAAAAGAACCACCCGCACTGCCGGATCAGCCCCGGCAACGGCAACTGCCGTTCGTAGTTCGTGGAGTGTCTGATCATCCAAAGCGTTTCGTTTGTCAGGACGATTGAGCAGAATCGTTGCCAGCGGTGCCTCGACTTGATAGCGGATGCGTGAAAATTCGGTAGTCATATCTTTAGGGCTTGGGGCTAAGGGCTAAGGGCTGAGGGAAATACAGACCTTTCAACCCTTTCGCCGGTTAAGAACACAAGGTGGGATTTCAAAGTGAAAGAAGGTTGTTTGGAAGTGAACCTTTTGTGATGAAAAATAGTCAAGTGATTCTATAAATTGAATTTAACGGGCTACTGACTACTGACTACGAACTGATGTTATTTTTTCTTTTTGGATGGGGCTACAGTTGGTTCCAACGCTTCGGTCAGCACCCGACCGACTGATCCGCTCGGAGGTTCAATCCCAAGGATTTCAGCCAGCGTGGGTGCAATGTCGGAAGGCGAACTCAGGGCTGGGTATTGACCTGGGCGCAGTCCTTTCCCCATCAAAATGACGGGGACGTGCGTGTCATAACTATATGGAGACCCGTGAGTCGTGGCCAGAAAATAGTCTTCTTCGAAGAAAAAGTACGGCTGGGCAATCAGATACACGTCGCCGCTTCGTTGTGGATTAAACGCGGCGGCAACTCGCTGTGAGAGGTCATTGGCTGGTTGTGGGCCGTTAATCAGTTGGGTTCGGGTAAAGTAGGTCGCCACCCCTGGAATATTCATCGCGGCCTCGCCTGCCACACGCTCGACCTCTAACCGATTCAATCCCTTTGATTTGATCACTTCCTGGTTGAGGTAAATTGATTCGTTGGAACTGCCGGCAATCCAGGGCGCGTCACCATATTTTCCGTTGAGTGTCTGGCTGATGATTTCATAGAGAGCTTTTTTCGAAACCCGTCCGCCACCTAACTTCTTTGCCTGCGCATATTCCGGGACCGGCGCCACACCGTGGTCAGCCGAAAAGACCACCAGCGTATTGGCCAGTCCAACTCGCTGATCAATGATTTGAAAAAACCGTTCAAGTGTGCGGTCGGTGCGGATCACCATGTCCTGCATTTCCTGACTGTACGGGCCAAAGGCATGCCCCATAATGTCATTGGCTGAAAAACTGACGGAGAGCAGGTCCGGATATTCGTCTTCCCCCAGATGTTCGTTCTCAATCGCCAGTTCGGCAAAATCCACCAGATAGTCGTTGGCCCAGGGGGTTCGGGTGAAATCATCATAAAATTTGGGGCCTGCCTGCGTGCCGCCGCCATTGATAACGTGTGGAAACGTCTTCACTCCTGAAAGCCCAGTTTCATAGGGTGCATTGTCCTGGTCTGAGCGCGCATATTCACTATGTGGAAGCAACCGATCCCAGGTTTTTCCAAAATACCCGAATGGAATTTTCTGATCATTAAAAGCTTTTACCCACGCTGGAAGCTGGGGAAGATAATAGCTGCTGGTCTGCATCTGCCCTTTGGCGGTGTCAAACCAGTAGGCCGCATTGGCACTTTTTCCCGCGGGAAGAATTGCGCTCCGATCCTTGAGCGAAATCCCAATTGCCCGTGACCGAAAATTGTTCTGCAGGCGGAGTTGGTCACCAATCGTTGTACTCATCATTTTCCGTGGGCTGGCGCCGCGGCCTTCGGGAACGCCAACATAATCGGCATCACTCACGCTGGTGACCTTAAAGCCTGATTCGCGGTCCACCCATTCATTCCCAATAATTCCTGTAATGGCCGGAATTGATCCAGAAAGCAAAACTGAATGTCCACAGGCGGTATAGGTGCAGGCGTGCAGGTAATGCGACGACGTAAAATAGGCTCCCTGATTGAGCATCCGTCGAAATCCACCCGTTCCAAACAAGTCTCCAAACCGGGTCAGGTAATCGGGGCGAAACTGGTCAACCACAATTAAGAGAATTAGTTTGGGTGGACCGGCTGATTTGGCTGGCAAAGGACGTGGGGTTCGTTTTTGTGCCGCAACGGCCAAACCTGGCCAAATCAGAACCAGACAAACCCAGATCAACAGATATCGCCGAAGGTGGGCAGAAGTAGCAAAAATGCGGGAGCCGATTGTATGTGATGGTGATGTGGAGGGAGAAACAGAATTGATCATGCCAGTTTAGCTCGGTGGAAAAGTAAGGTTGGGCATCGGGAGTCAGCAGGCGGAAAGGCTGTTTGGGAAACAGGCTGCCTACTCTAACGGAACATGGTCAGATCCGTCCACCTTGTTTGTATTTTGTACCTGGTGACTGGTAAGTACCTTACCGAAAATTCCAAGACATTTTGAACCACGAAACACACGAAATACACGAAAAGAATCAAACACTTACTCAATCCAATATCTCAGGAAACTTATGACAAAGTACTTACCTGGTTTCGAAAACCCGGAATCCGGAACCCAGAACCCAGACAAGATGACAGGGTGACAAGGTGATTTTTTTCATCCCTCATCTTTCATCCCTCATCCCTTAAAGAACCCGGAACCCGGACTTACCGGAAGTTGGAATTGGTGATTTGCCCGTTTCAGTTTTAAATCGGGAAAACCATATATGGAGAAAACCCGGTTATGCTTCCGATTTTGCCAAGTTACAGTAATTCCTATCATCCTTCTTCTGATTGGGCGAACCAGTTGGCTGCCAAACAAAGGCTCTGGCAAACCCAGGTGGAGGCAAAGGGTACGGTGATTGAACACGTGACAGCCTGGACTTTGAACGAGTGGGTTTTGACTGAACTCCAGTTTGACTATCCGGATCTGGACCGTGATCAGGCAACAGCCTGGCAGACAGAAGCTGATCAATCACAACCCACCGATCCGATTCAGCGTGAACTCGTGAGTTTCTCCCAGGCGGCGAACGCTGTTTTCCAGCGGGCCAACACGCTACCAACCACTGAGCGTGATGCCCTTGGCAAGGAAGACCTGATCCATAGTTACCGCCTGGTGACTGGCAATCCAGTATCTGGCTGGAACGAACTATTTCGTCGGGCCGAAGCCGCTCCCCAGGTTCCAACTCATCAACCAGCCGCGCCTCAGGCATTACCGGTTCTGGTTGAAATGGCGCTTGACTGGTTTACAACTGACTCGTTTGCCGAAATGCACCCGGTTGAAAAGGCCAGCCTCTTCCATTTGCGGATGCTGGATTTACAGCCATTTGCCAGCCACACCAATCGGCTGGTGCGTCTTCTGGCCAGTTACTATTTGCTTCGTGACGGGTTGCCGCCCTTGATGATTTCCGCTGAAAATCGGCCAGCCTATTTTGACACCCTTGGGTTTTCATTTCAGATGATCACTCAACCCGGCGTGGAACTCTTTGCCCGACTCCTGGAGCAAACTCTGGACCAGTGGCTGGAGATGACCAAATGATAAGATGACAAGGTGACAAGGTGACAAGGTGACAGGGTGACAAGGTGACAAGGTGACAAGGTGACAGGGTGACAGGGTGACAAGGTGACAGGGTGACAGGGTGACAATAGATCATTCTGTCACTGTGTCAGATGTCACTGTGTCATTTGGTCAGATGTCACCCGGTCACCCTGTCATCTGGTCAGCTTTGCATTTTGCCTCAAGTCCTCTAATATTAACCTTTCCAAAAAACCTTCTCTCACTCTCGCCATCGAAAATTGCAGATGTAAACCAATTCCAGGTGTCCGGCATGCATTTTTGAGGCAGGATTTTGCCCTGTGCTGGATGTGGCTTTGGAACAGAGTGCGAAGAATGAACTCGAAGTTAATTTCCCAGGGAACTTCTAAGTTTGAAGATGAGGAGTCTTACTATGCAGCGTCTTTTGACGAGAGGAATCGTCTTTTTTATGGTCGGTATGTTGGTGGCAGGTTTCCCGCTGGTTGCCAATATTGCCGCTGATACCGCTGAAACCAGACAGTCAACTGCTCCGCCAGCCCCAACCAATTTGCAGGCAATCGTGACTGGGAGCAGTGTGAATCTCAGTTGGGATGTCCCACCTGCCTTGCCGCCGACCAGTACTGTGGTTGTCAAACCCGCTGGATTGGACCCAGACAAGCCGGTCTTTGACGACCTTGAAACCGGGATCCGGGCACAACAAAGCATTAAAAATCTGGTGTTTGGTGAACAGATTACCCCACCAGCCTATCCAGCCACATTGAAAAGCGTATTGTATTTGTCAATCAGTAAAGCTTTTGACGAAACCTTTCCCTTGACGGTTGGTGCCAATTTCAAATTATGGGTGTTTAATGCCCCGACTGGGGCCGCGCTGGGACAAACCCCGCGTTCAGATGTGCGAACCTATAACGTGAGCATCAGCAAGGAGCCAGTTGGTTCGGCACGGGAATATGAAGATTTTAATGAGTTTACTCTTCCAGAAAACTACACTATTACCTCTGGTAGTTTCTTCGTTGGATTGCAGTGGGTTGATAACGGGACCAGTCAGATTAATCCAGATGGATCGCAAAATTACTATATCGGGTTTGACCGCACGCCACCGTCAACCGCGATCATTTCAACCGATGGTGGAACCACATTTAACGGAGTCAGTATCCAGGTATTTACTCCCAGTACTGGTTCGGTGACGGCTGATTTTCCAATCATTGGGCGGATGGAAGTTGTCAATCCGACGCTTACGGTCACGGGCTATAAGCTCTACCGTTCGACTGC comes from the Acidobacteriota bacterium genome and includes:
- a CDS encoding alkaline phosphatase family protein, which codes for MINSVSPSTSPSHTIGSRIFATSAHLRRYLLIWVCLVLIWPGLAVAAQKRTPRPLPAKSAGPPKLILLIVVDQFRPDYLTRFGDLFGTGGFRRMLNQGAYFTSSHYLHACTYTACGHSVLLSGSIPAITGIIGNEWVDRESGFKVTSVSDADYVGVPEGRGASPRKMMSTTIGDQLRLQNNFRSRAIGISLKDRSAILPAGKSANAAYWFDTAKGQMQTSSYYLPQLPAWVKAFNDQKIPFGYFGKTWDRLLPHSEYARSDQDNAPYETGLSGVKTFPHVINGGGTQAGPKFYDDFTRTPWANDYLVDFAELAIENEHLGEDEYPDLLSVSFSANDIMGHAFGPYSQEMQDMVIRTDRTLERFFQIIDQRVGLANTLVVFSADHGVAPVPEYAQAKKLGGGRVSKKALYEIISQTLNGKYGDAPWIAGSSNESIYLNQEVIKSKGLNRLEVERVAGEAAMNIPGVATYFTRTQLINGPQPANDLSQRVAAAFNPQRSGDVYLIAQPYFFFEEDYFLATTHGSPYSYDTHVPVILMGKGLRPGQYPALSSPSDIAPTLAEILGIEPPSGSVGRVLTEALEPTVAPSKKKK
- a CDS encoding Fic family protein — encoded protein: MLPILPSYSNSYHPSSDWANQLAAKQRLWQTQVEAKGTVIEHVTAWTLNEWVLTELQFDYPDLDRDQATAWQTEADQSQPTDPIQRELVSFSQAANAVFQRANTLPTTERDALGKEDLIHSYRLVTGNPVSGWNELFRRAEAAPQVPTHQPAAPQALPVLVEMALDWFTTDSFAEMHPVEKASLFHLRMLDLQPFASHTNRLVRLLASYYLLRDGLPPLMISAENRPAYFDTLGFSFQMITQPGVELFARLLEQTLDQWLEMTK
- a CDS encoding enoyl-CoA hydratase/isomerase family protein, coding for MTTEFSRIRYQVEAPLATILLNRPDKRNALDDQTLHELRTAVAVAGADPAVRVVLLKGAGKDFCAGADLSALEKIAQAGTLENISDAEGFMQLFIQMRYLSKPIVAQVTGRALAGGCGLASACDVILAAESAQFGYPEVKIGFIPAMVMAILRRNISEKRAFDWMAIGDPLSAQEAANYGLVTHVYPDAEFETRALAYVTTLASRSASALYLMKRLLYHMDGMTFESAVRSGVDGNVLSRSTEDCQAGVAKFLKKN